One Candidatus Methylomirabilota bacterium DNA window includes the following coding sequences:
- a CDS encoding ATP-grasp domain-containing protein has translation MDILIAGVSARGLAESAVRSGLEHRIVAIDYFGDFDLGLLCPHRSIKRDLNLPYDTRHLITASSGLSFDALVYVANLENHPSVIEAVASGKPILGNSPAVLAPVRHPARFFGFLAQAGIPAPEIAFDSKPLNFDSDTIWLCKPLRSGGGHGIAPYLPGSHLGVDCFLQEYLDGLPCGAVFAANGRDACLLGISEQLIGRNEFGADGFRYCGSILGPIGAGQAEWGDLVESIRLIVRAITREFHLVGVNGIDFILKGKTVYPIEVNPRYTASMELVEWAYSLNIFKTHLDACQGKLPDFDLLAHPGAGYLGKAISFAVQTLVFHDPRWWFDRGARDLPLDGEQIGQGKPVCTLFSRGQSRLECYNRLARTAAEVERTCLQATTLI, from the coding sequence GTGGATATCCTGATCGCAGGAGTCAGCGCGCGCGGCCTGGCGGAGTCAGCGGTTCGGAGCGGACTGGAGCATCGGATCGTTGCGATCGACTATTTCGGAGATTTCGATCTGGGGCTGCTGTGCCCGCATCGTTCGATCAAGAGGGACTTGAACCTTCCGTATGACACCCGCCATCTGATCACGGCATCCTCAGGACTGTCATTTGATGCCCTTGTCTATGTTGCGAATCTGGAAAACCATCCATCAGTGATCGAGGCGGTGGCGAGCGGGAAGCCGATCCTGGGTAACAGCCCCGCCGTCCTGGCGCCGGTGAGACACCCTGCTCGATTCTTCGGGTTCCTTGCGCAAGCCGGCATCCCTGCGCCTGAGATCGCCTTTGACTCTAAGCCTCTCAATTTCGATTCCGACACCATCTGGCTATGCAAACCGCTGCGAAGCGGAGGTGGGCACGGGATCGCTCCTTACCTACCCGGAAGTCACCTTGGGGTTGATTGTTTTCTGCAAGAGTACCTGGACGGCCTGCCATGCGGCGCGGTGTTCGCTGCGAATGGCAGGGATGCATGTCTGTTGGGTATCTCCGAACAGCTTATTGGCAGAAATGAGTTCGGAGCGGACGGCTTTCGCTACTGCGGGAGTATTCTCGGACCCATCGGGGCAGGGCAGGCCGAATGGGGCGACCTCGTGGAGAGCATACGACTGATTGTTCGCGCCATCACCCGAGAGTTTCATCTTGTGGGCGTCAACGGGATTGATTTCATCCTGAAGGGCAAGACCGTCTATCCGATTGAGGTCAATCCCCGCTACACCGCCTCGATGGAGCTGGTCGAATGGGCCTATAGCCTGAATATCTTTAAGACACATCTCGACGCCTGCCAGGGCAAACTCCCCGACTTTGACCTCCTGGCCCATCCCGGCGCGGGCTACTTGGGTAAAGCTATTTCCTTCGCTGTTCAGACGCTGGTCTTCCATGATCCACGGTGGTGGTTCGATCGGGGCGCTCGAGATCTGCCGCTTGACGGGGAACAGATCGGACAGGGGAAGCCGGTCTGCACGCTCTTCTCACGCGGACAAAGCCGGTTGGAGTGCTATAATCGGCTCGCGCGCACCGCCGCCGAGGTGGAACGGACATGCCTGCAGGCTACGACGTTGATATGA
- a CDS encoding Re/Si-specific NAD(P)(+) transhydrogenase subunit alpha, whose product MRVAVLKEIEVGEKRIAIVPETVKRLVKKGIEVCVESGAGEGSCFRDGEYEEAGAVIEPSAEALLAATDVIIKVQRPTPAELLKIREGTTIISFLYPLVNPDLVQTLAGRKITAIAVDSIPRTTLAQMMDVLSSQATIAGYYAVIMSAYALPKFFPMLMTAAGTIAPAKVLILGAGVAGLQAIATAKRLGAAVEAFDTRKVVRQQVESLGARFVEVDIAEDAQTASGYAKELSEEYKRRQTELIHRHIAKSDVCITTALVPGQRAPILITEEMVQAMRPGSVIVDLAAEQGGNCALTEPGNEVVNHGVTIIGRLNLPSRLAVHASQMYSRNMEKLLLHLMGDGGLKLNLQDEITQGCVITLGGEIVHPKVKELLSRKGEPHAN is encoded by the coding sequence ATGAGGGTCGCAGTCCTGAAGGAGATCGAGGTTGGAGAAAAGCGCATCGCGATCGTCCCGGAAACGGTCAAGCGATTGGTCAAGAAAGGGATCGAGGTGTGCGTCGAGTCCGGCGCCGGTGAAGGATCGTGCTTCCGGGATGGGGAGTATGAGGAGGCCGGCGCCGTAATAGAGCCCTCGGCGGAAGCGCTGCTTGCCGCCACCGATGTGATCATCAAGGTTCAGCGCCCTACCCCGGCGGAATTACTGAAGATTCGCGAAGGCACGACGATCATCAGCTTTCTGTATCCGCTGGTCAATCCGGACCTCGTTCAAACCCTTGCCGGCCGTAAGATCACCGCAATTGCGGTAGACAGCATCCCTCGGACTACGCTGGCCCAGATGATGGACGTCCTCAGCTCACAGGCGACGATCGCGGGTTACTATGCGGTGATCATGTCTGCGTATGCGCTTCCGAAATTCTTTCCGATGCTGATGACCGCAGCGGGTACGATTGCGCCGGCAAAGGTGCTGATCCTGGGCGCCGGCGTCGCCGGCCTGCAGGCCATCGCCACCGCAAAGCGGCTCGGCGCCGCGGTGGAGGCGTTCGATACACGAAAGGTGGTAAGGCAGCAGGTAGAAAGTCTGGGGGCGCGGTTCGTTGAGGTGGACATAGCCGAAGATGCTCAGACAGCCAGCGGGTACGCAAAGGAGCTCTCTGAAGAATACAAACGGCGACAGACCGAGCTTATACACCGGCACATCGCCAAATCTGATGTCTGCATCACGACAGCGCTTGTCCCAGGCCAGCGCGCTCCGATCCTGATCACAGAAGAGATGGTCCAGGCCATGAGGCCTGGGTCGGTGATCGTGGATCTTGCGGCGGAGCAGGGGGGCAACTGTGCCCTGACCGAGCCCGGCAATGAAGTGGTGAACCATGGGGTGACGATCATCGGCCGCTTGAATCTTCCGAGCCGCTTGGCGGTCCACGCGAGCCAGATGTACTCGCGTAATATGGAGAAGCTCCTTCTGCACCTGATGGGCGACGGCGGGCTGAAGCTCAATCTCCAGGACGAGATCACCCAAGGATGTGTGATTACTCTGGGGGGAGAGATTGTGCACCCGAAGGTCAAGGAACTACTGTCCCGGAAAGGGGAACCCCATGCAAACTGA
- a CDS encoding NAD(P)(+) transhydrogenase (Re/Si-specific) subunit beta translates to MSAALIQLTYFIASALFILGLKALGSPETARRGNLFAAAGMFLAIVGTLVHRDIVSYEWIIIGMIIGSAIGGAMAIFMPMTAMPERIALSHAFGGLAAAFVGVSEYYRHGAEMELIHTVPVGFEVIFGALTFTGSLMAFGKLSGWVTQVPVTYKFQNQSNLSLFGIVLALYIAWLFTPAYPVLFYIMLGLAFLIGVLMVLPIGGADMPVVICLLNSYAGLAASATGFVLSNNILIIAGSLDGASGFILSIMMSKAMNRSFANVLFGAFGSVAETTPGAATSAVGSVNEGTIDDAVTVLRNAQRVIVVPGYGMAVSQAQHALRELADLLDSDGTTVKYAIHPVAGRMPGHMNVLLAEANVPYDQIFDLEDINDEFSKTDAVIVIGANDVVNPAAKTNPSSPIYGMPVLNVEEARTVIVLKRSMSAGFAGIDNELFGLPNTMMVFGDAKQTLTKMVQALKS, encoded by the coding sequence GTGAGCGCCGCGCTGATACAGCTTACATACTTCATCGCATCCGCGCTGTTTATTCTGGGGTTGAAGGCCCTGGGCTCTCCGGAAACAGCCCGGCGAGGCAATCTCTTCGCCGCAGCGGGGATGTTTCTGGCCATCGTGGGGACGCTTGTTCACCGGGATATCGTCAGTTACGAATGGATTATCATCGGGATGATCATCGGATCGGCGATCGGGGGCGCCATGGCGATTTTCATGCCGATGACGGCGATGCCCGAGCGGATTGCGCTCTCCCACGCATTCGGAGGATTGGCCGCTGCGTTTGTCGGGGTATCCGAATATTATCGCCATGGCGCAGAGATGGAACTCATCCATACTGTGCCTGTCGGGTTTGAGGTCATCTTCGGGGCTTTGACCTTTACGGGTAGTCTGATGGCCTTCGGGAAGCTGTCCGGGTGGGTCACCCAGGTTCCAGTGACATATAAGTTTCAGAATCAATCAAATCTCTCCCTCTTTGGGATCGTGCTGGCGCTGTACATTGCGTGGCTGTTTACTCCGGCGTATCCAGTTTTATTCTACATCATGCTGGGGCTGGCCTTCCTGATTGGCGTGCTCATGGTGCTTCCCATCGGTGGGGCGGATATGCCGGTTGTCATCTGCCTGCTCAACTCGTATGCCGGCCTGGCTGCGTCGGCCACAGGATTCGTCCTGTCGAACAACATCTTGATTATTGCCGGCTCTCTTGATGGAGCCTCGGGCTTCATCCTATCGATTATGATGAGCAAGGCCATGAACCGTTCTTTCGCGAATGTGCTCTTCGGGGCCTTCGGCTCGGTGGCTGAGACGACTCCTGGGGCCGCGACGTCTGCCGTCGGGAGTGTCAATGAGGGGACGATCGACGATGCGGTGACCGTCCTGCGAAACGCGCAACGGGTCATCGTCGTTCCGGGCTACGGAATGGCGGTATCCCAGGCCCAGCACGCTTTGCGGGAGTTAGCCGACCTGCTGGACTCGGACGGTACCACGGTGAAATACGCGATCCACCCGGTTGCGGGCCGCATGCCGGGCCATATGAATGTTCTCCTGGCCGAGGCCAACGTTCCGTATGACCAGATCTTCGATCTTGAAGATATCAATGACGAGTTTTCCAAGACGGATGCGGTGATTGTCATCGGCGCGAACGACGTCGTTAATCCTGCCGCGAAGACCAACCCGTCAAGTCCGATCTACGGTATGCCGGTCCTCAATGTGGAGGAGGCGCGTACGGTCATCGTGCTCAAGCGTAGCATGAGTGCGGGCTTTGCAGGCATCGACAATGAGCTCTTCGGGCTGCCCAATACCATGATGGTATTCGGTGATGCGAAGCAGACGCTCACAAAGATGGTGCAGGCGCTGAAGAGTTAG
- a CDS encoding NAD(P) transhydrogenase subunit alpha, whose translation MQTEILFGLYIFMLAAFLGLQVISKVPPLLHTPLMSATNAISGISLVGSLVAAGAHYNPVSTALGFIAVTAATINVVGGFMITDRMLKMFKKKEGKKS comes from the coding sequence ATGCAAACTGAGATCCTGTTTGGCCTCTACATCTTCATGCTGGCCGCGTTTCTTGGATTGCAGGTCATCTCAAAGGTCCCGCCGCTGCTTCACACGCCCCTGATGTCTGCGACGAACGCGATCTCCGGTATTTCGCTGGTCGGCTCGCTGGTGGCGGCTGGAGCCCATTACAATCCGGTGAGCACGGCTCTGGGATTCATCGCGGTTACCGCTGCCACGATTAATGTGGTCGGCGGATTCATGATTACGGATCGGATGCTGAAGATGTTCAAGAAGAAGGAAGGGAAGAAGTCGTGA